GATATCATCCGCACGGCGGCGGCTGCCATCCAGCGCTACGGCTGGAAGCAGCTTGTCGTAGACCCGGTGATGATCGCCAAAGGGGCGCTTCCCTGCTGCAGCAGGAAGCGATCGACACAATGCTTAGTGTGCTGCTGCCGCTGGCCATGGTTGTTACACCGAACATCCCGGAAGCGGAGGCGCTAAGCGGGATGTCAATCACGGATGCGGCATCACGTAAGCAGGCCGCTATCCGGATCCGGCAGTACGGCTGCCGGAATGTCATGATCAAGGGCGGCCACGATACGGAGGATGCCGAATATGCAACGGATCTTCTATACGACGGCGAGACGTTCACCGAATTCAAGTCCCGCCGCATTGCGACCCGTCATACACACGGAACGGGCTGCACGTTTGCCTCGGCGGTCACGGCAGGATTGGCGCAGGGCAAAACCATCCATGCGGCGATTGAGACCGCGAAGAGCTACATACAAGCGGCTATTGAAGAGCCGCTGAACATTGGTGCGGGCCATGGACCGACCAATCACTGGGCTTATGGCAGGAAGCTGAAACTGGCGCAAGAGCAGGAACATGGGCAAGAGGATGAACATGAGAAATGAGCAAGAGCATGGGCGGCAGGAGCAGGATGGGGCAAACTCAAGATTGGGAAATGCCCTTGAGCTTACAGGAGGTACGCTATGAAATTACATACTGATCAGCTGCGCGAAGCGCTGCAGCTGTATCTCGTCATGGGCAGCCCGAATTGTGCGGGGGCTGACCCTGTGGAGGTCCTGAAGGCCGCTATCGACGGCGGCATTACGATGTTTCAATACCGCGAGAAGGGCGCCGGAGCTCTGACCGGCGCCGCCAGTCTCGCGCTTGGCGCACAGCTGCGCGAGCTGTGCGCGAGGCACGCCATCCCTTTCATCGTGAACGATGATGTCGGGATGGCGGAAGCGCTCGAGGCCGACGGTATTCACGTCGGCCAGGAGGATACCGCCGCCGAAGAGGTGAGGCGGCGGTTCCCTGGCAAGATTGTGGGCATCTCCGCCCACAATCTTGCCGAAGCGCAGTCGGCGCTGGCCGCAGGCGCCGACTACCTGGGCGTCGGGCCCATGTATGCGACGCGCACCAAGCTGGATGCGCGGGAGGTGCAAGGGCCCGAAGGGCTCGTGCGGATGCGCGAAGGCGGCATCCGGCTGCCGCTTGTCGGCATCGGCGGAATCGATGCCGCAGGGGCCGCAGCCGTCCTGCGTGGAGGAGCGGACGGCATTGCCGTAGTGAGCGCGATTACGCAGGCGCGCTCCCCGAGGGAAGCTGCGGCGGAGCTGCGAGAGATTGTCAATATGATCAAATAGGGTAAGCTTAACCATTTTTTCAAAAAAGGCTGCTGATGCTCGTAATGCTTGTTAGTTTCACAGGGCGGAGGCATTAAAACTATAGTGAGACTATTGTATAGGTAAGTTACGAGCTCAGCAGTTTTTGAAGAATTGCGGCGGGGTCGGCTGTGACAGTTTGTTCTAGCTAAAGGGCAGATGCACGGCAAGTCTCGAGTTGCGGTCAGTTTGTCGATAAAGTGGGGTCGATTACAAGCTTCCACAGCTTTTCTCCGATCACCAGCTCACCATTCCCCCTATATCGACAGTCTCACCTCAGACTGCTGCTAACGGGCTAGTGAAAGGCCGCTTATTTTTCAGAGAGAGAACCGCCAACAATTTTAATTTCACAACAAATGGAGGGATTTATAATGACATCCATATCAGGCACAGAGAACAAGGAAATCCAGTTGGGGACGGCAGCGTTCCCCGGAAGCCGCAAGGTTTACGTGCAAGGCTCTAGGCCTGATATCCAGGTTCCCATGAGAGAAATCGCGCTTGGTTCTTCGACC
This genomic window from Paenibacillus hexagrammi contains:
- the thiE gene encoding thiamine phosphate synthase — translated: MKLHTDQLREALQLYLVMGSPNCAGADPVEVLKAAIDGGITMFQYREKGAGALTGAASLALGAQLRELCARHAIPFIVNDDVGMAEALEADGIHVGQEDTAAEEVRRRFPGKIVGISAHNLAEAQSALAAGADYLGVGPMYATRTKLDAREVQGPEGLVRMREGGIRLPLVGIGGIDAAGAAAVLRGGADGIAVVSAITQARSPREAAAELREIVNMIK